Proteins encoded in a region of the Caldanaerobius fijiensis DSM 17918 genome:
- a CDS encoding DUF4351 domain-containing protein translates to MSYTLGNNKLDYRYKILDVGDLTFSNIAETGYFDLYPLLPLADRKERTKAGEKYLKMCVDLIKGVPVSTNKKKDILFKAELLSGIVYSQEVIKKIFEEAEKMLRLEESSIYKMIIEKGLKEGMEKGIKEGIKEGLRNTILKQLNKKLKGLPKKYEEMIKNADSNILDRIAEDIFDIEKTEDLDKYFK, encoded by the coding sequence TTGAGTTATACACTTGGCAATAACAAACTCGACTATAGGTACAAGATATTGGATGTGGGAGATCTCACATTTTCAAACATTGCAGAAACAGGCTATTTTGATCTTTATCCACTACTACCCCTTGCTGACAGGAAGGAAAGGACAAAAGCAGGAGAAAAATATCTTAAAATGTGCGTTGATTTGATCAAAGGAGTACCTGTAAGTACCAATAAAAAGAAAGATATTCTGTTTAAAGCTGAACTACTCTCAGGTATAGTATACAGTCAGGAAGTTATAAAGAAAATTTTTGAGGAGGCGGAAAAAATGTTAAGGCTCGAAGAATCATCAATATACAAAATGATAATTGAAAAAGGACTCAAAGAAGGTATGGAAAAAGGCATAAAAGAAGGCATTAAAGAAGGTTTAAGAAACACAATTTTAAAGCAGTTAAACAAAAAATTGAAAGGACTTCCGAAAAAATATGAAGAAATGATAAAAAATGCTGATAGCAACATTCTTGATAGAATTGCCGAAGATATTTTCGACATAGAAAAAACAGAAGATTTAGACAAATATTTTAAGTAA
- a CDS encoding TPM domain-containing protein has translation MLFYSKLYQLTKAQIVVITIDTLKGQPLEDFSLKILRQWGIGDKQKNNGVLILLVVKDRKSRIEVGYGLEGALPDGKTGRIQDEYMIPYYKEGNFSKGILEGYKAILLEVYNEYGIKPGDIKNISPQTPASNTETSKNNSFLTVLIILLILIDVIFFKGRILNFILYVIFSDRRGPRGGGGGFGGDSGGGGSGGGGGSSRSW, from the coding sequence TTGCTTTTTTATTCAAAACTCTACCAGCTTACTAAAGCTCAAATTGTAGTAATCACGATAGACACTTTAAAAGGCCAGCCTTTAGAAGATTTTTCATTGAAAATCCTGCGCCAATGGGGCATTGGAGATAAACAAAAAAATAATGGGGTGTTAATTCTTCTAGTAGTAAAAGACCGAAAGTCGCGAATTGAAGTAGGTTATGGCTTAGAAGGAGCTTTACCCGATGGTAAAACCGGACGGATTCAAGATGAATATATGATTCCGTATTATAAAGAAGGAAATTTTTCCAAAGGTATTTTAGAAGGTTATAAAGCTATTTTATTGGAAGTTTACAATGAATACGGAATCAAACCTGGTGATATAAAAAATATAAGTCCTCAAACTCCTGCTTCAAATACGGAAACTTCTAAAAACAATTCATTTCTAACTGTTTTGATTATTCTACTCATCCTAATTGATGTGATATTTTTTAAGGGAAGGATCTTGAACTTTATACTATATGTTATCTTTTCTGATAGAAGAGGCCCTAGAGGAGGTGGCGGCGGTTTTGGAGGTGACTCCGGTGGAGGCGGTTCCGGTGGAGGTGGCGGAAGCTCAAGAAGCTGGTAA
- a CDS encoding ABC transporter ATP-binding protein: protein MGKKKGNSEIIWNRIIPFLKPYWHLELFAFIFTVISTIATVLSMWLIKYLMDDVLIAKNVKLLFSLCLSFAAISITGTVAGFARQYFFSKVGQNVVADIRFKLINHVVKLPQSFLINVKTGDIISRCMNDVANLQNIISSSLIDLITSVVTIVGVVAWLFIVDWRLACILLPVVPLFLIVLKALGPKVGNVSVKTQQKMSETTSLLQQAVSGIEIIKNFLVEHIFSRKFHNKARELADISVKQSIAMNAMNMMGWFVIYPYEIVFFVISGYWYITQGKPTIGTMFAFSNYLSLLLNPAATLMGIFSQFSQASASIKRIFEYLDHEPERDGQRELPDSVQGYVRYEGVYFSYDGQKDVLKDINLVVEAGHMVALVGPTGSGKTTLTRLLMRLYAPDRGRITIDGIDIAELTLKSLRKSIGWVPQETYLFDASIRENLLYARPDATEQEIEEACKKAQIHNFIMSLPDGYDTVIGERGIKLSGGERQRLSIARAILKDPNILVMDEPTSELDALTEAALWEAINKHFKGRTVLVVAHRLSTVRSADKIVVMEKGCIVEEGRHEELLERNGLYAKLYHKQFEKDEQIAVM, encoded by the coding sequence ATGGGGAAAAAGAAAGGGAATAGTGAAATCATATGGAACCGTATTATACCATTTCTCAAACCATATTGGCATTTGGAATTGTTTGCATTTATATTTACTGTAATAAGCACAATAGCAACTGTTTTAAGCATGTGGCTTATCAAGTATCTGATGGACGATGTGCTTATAGCCAAAAATGTTAAATTGCTCTTTTCGCTGTGTTTATCCTTTGCTGCCATATCTATAACCGGTACAGTGGCCGGTTTTGCCAGACAGTATTTCTTCTCTAAAGTGGGACAGAATGTGGTAGCTGATATAAGGTTTAAACTGATAAACCACGTCGTAAAGTTACCCCAGAGTTTTCTGATCAACGTTAAAACCGGCGATATAATATCGCGCTGCATGAATGATGTGGCCAATTTGCAGAATATAATTTCGTCCAGTCTCATTGACCTGATAACGTCAGTTGTAACAATAGTAGGAGTGGTGGCATGGCTGTTTATAGTAGACTGGCGATTGGCGTGTATATTGTTGCCAGTAGTACCTCTTTTTTTAATAGTACTCAAGGCGTTGGGGCCCAAGGTAGGAAATGTAAGTGTAAAAACCCAACAAAAAATGTCTGAGACCACCTCACTGTTACAACAGGCTGTATCTGGCATAGAAATTATAAAGAACTTTCTGGTGGAGCACATATTCAGCAGAAAATTCCACAACAAAGCTCGCGAACTGGCTGATATATCGGTTAAACAGAGTATTGCTATGAATGCCATGAACATGATGGGCTGGTTTGTGATTTACCCATATGAAATAGTATTCTTTGTTATATCGGGTTATTGGTATATAACCCAGGGTAAACCTACCATAGGGACCATGTTTGCTTTTTCTAATTACCTCAGCTTATTATTGAACCCGGCGGCTACTTTGATGGGCATATTTTCTCAGTTTTCCCAGGCATCTGCCAGTATTAAGCGGATATTTGAATACCTGGACCATGAGCCTGAGAGAGACGGGCAGAGGGAATTGCCAGACAGCGTCCAAGGCTATGTACGGTACGAAGGGGTGTATTTTTCCTATGATGGGCAGAAAGATGTGCTCAAAGATATAAATCTGGTAGTTGAGGCGGGACACATGGTGGCGCTGGTAGGGCCAACAGGGTCAGGCAAGACTACTTTGACGCGCCTTCTCATGAGGCTGTATGCTCCTGATAGAGGCAGGATAACAATAGACGGCATAGATATAGCTGAGCTCACATTAAAATCGCTGAGAAAGAGTATAGGGTGGGTACCCCAGGAGACATACCTCTTTGATGCAAGCATAAGAGAGAACCTGTTATATGCCAGGCCCGATGCCACAGAGCAAGAGATTGAGGAAGCGTGTAAGAAAGCGCAGATACATAATTTTATAATGTCATTGCCTGATGGATACGATACAGTGATAGGAGAACGGGGGATAAAGCTGTCAGGAGGGGAGAGGCAGAGACTATCCATAGCCCGAGCCATACTGAAGGATCCGAATATACTGGTGATGGATGAACCGACATCGGAGCTGGATGCATTAACGGAGGCAGCGTTATGGGAAGCGATAAATAAGCACTTCAAAGGCAGGACTGTGCTGGTGGTGGCCCATCGCCTGTCAACGGTGCGCAGTGCTGATAAGATAGTGGTAATGGAGAAAGGTTGCATAGTGGAGGAAGGCAGACATGAAGAGCTTCTGGAGAGGAATGGCCTTTATGCAAAGCTGTACCATAAACAGTTTGAAAAAGATGAGCAGATAGCTGTGATGTAA